From the genome of Flavobacterium branchiarum:
AACACACAGAATATAGAGAAATAAAAAAAATAAAATGATACACAATATATAATACTATAGAAATCATAAACAGTAAGGCAGCCGACATTTTTGTTGCATCTGCACAAAAAGCAATACTTTGAAAAAGGGCGCTTTACAGCTGTACTTACAGGGGATCTTCGCCTGCAGGAATCTATAGACTCTTGGCTTCTGACGAATACAAAAAACAAAATAGACTGGAATAACGTCGTTTTTATCTTTTGGGGTGACGAACGTTGGGTACCTCTTGAGGATGATCTTAGCAATGCAAAAATGTCTTATAATACCACTTTTAAGTCATGTGCCTATTCCTGAAAGTAATGTGTTTCCGATGTACAAAGATGGTGTTTCACCAGAAGATTATGCGGTTACGTCATGAGCAGTCTATTAGATCTATTTTAGGAGAAGATGGCAAATTTGATCTTTCTTACTTGGTCTTGGAGATGATGGTCATACCGCTTCCCTATTCCAGGTGAAGCAGTACTTGAGGAACAAACAAAATGGGTAGCAGCTTACCGTCTTGAATCTCAAAATATGCATCGCATTACGTTAACTGCTCCTTAATAAATAGAGCAGAAAAGATACTAGTTGTTGCTTTTGGTGAAAAAAGGCTCCTGCTTTAAAAGAAGTTTTTATACGGAGATTATAATCCTACTACTTACCCAATGCAGTTAATTAAACCTGTTTCTGGTGAATTATTATTTTTAGTAGACAATAGTGCGGCAGGACTAAATGGTCAAGTGCTACTGAAGCTATTTTAGGGCTTTCATAAATAAAAAATTCTGAATTAGATTATTTTATATTCATAGTGTACTGTCCAAAAAAAGCGATACACATTATTAGATAAAATTGAATATTAAACAGTAACAAAAATATTTTTGTTACTGTTTTTTTTTTGTTTTATAAGTACTCATTTTTTATTTTCAGAATGTATTTAACTCGGCGTCTATCTGGTTTTTTTTTGTAAAATCCTGTATGATTGAATAATTTAAACCATATTTTACTATAATTCGATACAAATACCTTTCTCTTCACATACTTTTTTTGTATTTATTATAGGTAGCAGTCCTTGTAACCGTTATGATTTGGTATAAATATTTCATACTTAAAGTACGTTTTAATGTAACTTTTTTGTACATTTGAACGTACAATATGTACATCTAAAAAATACACGTCATGAAAGCAGTAACTATATCAACATTAAGAAAAAACATCAAAGGTTATTTTGACGAAGTTTCGGAATCATCAGAAACAATAATCGTTCCCCCGAAATGAAGAAGAGGGTGCCGTTGTGATTATATCAATCAAAGAATATAATTCAATTATGGAAACCAACATCTACTTTCAACTAAAGCAAATAGAAAGAGACTTACTGAATCCATTGAACAAATGGAAAAAGGTAGCTAAAGACTTTTGACTTAGAAGAATTAGAGACTGCTTAAATATGGATATTTGTTACTAAGAACGGTTGGGAAGAGTTTGAATACTGGATTGAAAACGATACCGATACAGCAATAAAGATAAAAGAATTAATAAAATCCGTTAAACAAAATCCATTTACTGAATCGGAAAACCTGAACCGCTAAGACATGATTTGAAAGGCTTTTGGTCACGTAGAATCAGTAGTGAACATCGATTATTTATAAAGTATCAGGAAATAAAGGAGTTGACAGAAGTGCATCATACTTCAATGTAGATTCCACTACGATGATTAATAAGTTAAGCTCTCATTCGAGAGCTTTTTTTATACTCAATAACCAGATTTTAATGCAACTTTAATTAGGATACTAAACAAAACTATACCTATTTCGTAATAAATAATGGAAGTTCTTATGAACATAACGATTGGTAAAGCTCACTGATTACGATTAGAGAAATTTTGTAAATCCTTATAAGTATAAGTACAATGGTAAGGAGTTGCAGGATCAGCTGGGACTTAACATGACGGCTATGGACCCGTTAGATTAAAACATGAGTGATACCTGTCCCCAAAAAAAAACGACACACATTATTAGATAAAATTGTTATATTAAACAGTAACAAAATTATTTTGTTACTGTTTTTTTTGTTTTCAGAATGTATTTAACTCGACGTCTACCTCTGCTTCTTCCTCGACATTTTTATAATAAACAATTCCATGTAAGGAATTGATCCAAATGGTTTCATTATAAAAGAATCAAAATAAATAGAAGATTTAGACCTAATTACTGAGAATTAAAAAAATGTTAAATCAAAATTATATTGTGCACAATATAGTTTTAAGCAATACATTTGTAGAATTAAAACAATAAACAATGATAAAACATTATATAAAATTGGCGCTACGGCCAAAGGAGGAAGAAACGGGCACGTAAAAAAGTGACAATGGTGTACTAGACTTAGAAGTAAGAATGCCTAAAGGTCTTGGAGGTGCTAATGACAATTTATGCCAATCCAGAAATGCTGTTTGCTGCTGGTTATGCCGCTTGTTTTGATAGTGCTTTAAATTTAATAATTAAACAAAATAAAATTGACGCTGGAGAAACTGCTGTAACTGCTAATGTAAGCATTGGACAATTGGAAAATGGAGCATTCGGCCTAACTGCAGACTTACATGCTAATATTCAAGGTGTAAACTTTAGACCAGGCACAGTCTCTTATAGAAAAAGCGCATCAAATTTGTCCATATTCTAACGCTACCGTGGTAATATGGATGTTACATTAACTGTTTCAAACAAACTAATATAAAAAAAAAATGGCATTAATAGAAGATTTAAACTGGCGACATGCTGTAAAAGCATATGATCCTACTAGAAAAGTAAAACAAGAAGATATTGATAAAATTGTTGAGGCAGCACGTTTAGCACCAACTTCATCTGGACTACAACCTTTTAAACTTATTGTAGTAGAAAACCAGGATATTAAAAATCAATTATCTGAAGGATCATTAAATCCAGAGTGCATGAGAGAAGCTTCACACATTTTGATTTTGCGGCCTGGAACCGATATACTGAAGAACGCATTGACAAAGTTTACGATTTCACTACAGATGAAAGAGATTTGCCACGCGGTCGTTTTTGAGAGCTATACAGACAAATTAAAATCTATTTATTTAGCCGAAGAGGCTGAAAAAAACTTTGCACACACATCGCGTCAAACTTATATTGCACTTGGGCTGGCACTTGCTCAAGCTGCAGAATTGAAAGTAGATACCACGCCTGTAGAAGGATTTGATAACGCGGTTATTACAAGGTTCTTCAGCTTGATAACCTAGGATTAAAAAGCGTTTCTCTTATGTATGTAGGTATTGCGGATCCTTCAAGAGATTGGATTGGTTTCAATGAAAAAAGTAAGAATTCCGACAGAAGAATTTGTAATTGAATACAAATAAAACCCAAAGACAAATATTTTTATTATTGTCAAAAATAACGTAATTACAGTAGTTTAAACTCATTTCTGTAATTTTAAGACTCTTAAAAATGGAAGACTTTTTAAAGTTAGATAAACAAGTATGCTTTTCAATTTATGTATTGCATCGTGAAATTATGCAGCATTATCGGCCGATATTAGAGGCTATTGATTTAACCTATCCACAATATATAACCATGATGGCATTATGGGAAAACGGACAGCAGACCGTTAACCAACTCGGCGCAAAGCTTAATCTAGATAACGGGACAGTAACACCATTACTAAAACGCTTGGAAGGGAAAAAATTATTAACACGTAACGCGAAGCAAAGCAGATGAACGTGTTGTATTGATTGCACTCACTGAGGAAGGAAAAAATTTAAGAGAGAAAGCTTCTTCTGTACCGATGCAGATTTTTACAAGCATTACATCTAGATTTGGATGATTTACACCAGCTAAAAGCAATGTCTGATAAAATAGTCGAACGTGCACAAAAAAAAATTCCGACCGCTCAAATATCTTAGATAACTGTAGCGTGGAAATTCTTTCCGTGTCCACAAAGAGATTCATATAACTATTA
Proteins encoded in this window:
- a CDS encoding 6-phosphogluconolactonase, with translation MHLHKKQYFEKGRFTAVLTGDLRLQESIDSWLLTNTKNKIDWNNVVFIFWGDERWVPLEDDLSNAKMSYNTTFKSCAYS
- a CDS encoding type II toxin-antitoxin system YoeB family toxin; translated protein: MKGFWSRRISSEHRLFIKYQEIKELTEVHHTSM
- a CDS encoding nitroreductase family protein, coding for MALIEDLNWRHAVKAYDPTRKVKQEDIDKIVEAARLAPTSSGLQPFKLIVVENQDIKNQLSEGSLNPECMREASHILILRPGTDILKNALTKFTISLQMKEICHAVVFESYTDKLKSIYLAEEAEKNFAHTSRQTYIALGLALAQAAELKVDTTPVEGFDNAVITRFFSLIT
- a CDS encoding MarR family winged helix-turn-helix transcriptional regulator encodes the protein MEDFLKLDKQVCFSIYVLHREIMQHYRPILEAIDLTYPQYITMMALWENGQQTVNQLGAKLNLDNGTVTPLLKRLEGKKLLTRNAKQSR